From the genome of Methanothrix soehngenii GP6:
ATATATTGCTCTCGGATCTGCTGCATGGCCTCGCTGAAGAATGCCCAGCTGATCGCTGAGAAGTACCCCGGCTCGGATATCACCATCTATTATATCGATATCAGAGCATGCGGAGAAGGTTATGAGGAGTTCTATGTGCGGGCTCAGATGCTGGGGATAAACTTCGTTCGCGCCCGCGTATCCAGCATCGAGGAGGTTGATGGCGATATCTATCTCCGCTTTGAGGACACCCAGACTGGAGAGATAAAGAGGGTCCGGCACGATATCGCTGTCCTATCCGTGGGCCTGGAGCCGGATAAGAGCGCGGACGTCCTGGGCAACCTTCTCGGCCTCTCCCGCAGGCCGGACAGGTTCTTTGAGATCGCTCACCCCAAGATGAGGCCGGTAGAGGCTCATATCGATGGGGTGTTCATCGCCGGGTGCGCCTCCGGGCCCAAGGAGATCCCCATATCCATCGCTCAGGGCAGTGCTGCCGCCGCCAAGGCCATAAGGCTATTGCAGAAGGGATTCTTGGATCTGGAGCCCACATCAGCCTATGTGGATCCCGATCTGTGCATCAAGTGCAAGCTGTGCGTCGATGTCTGCCCTCAGAAGGCCATCTCTGTGAAGAGCCCGGCTTATGTGGACGAGGCAGCCTGCAAAGGCTGTGGGTCGTGTGCTGCCGCCTGTCCAGTGGATGCCATCAAGATGCGCCTGTTCTCAGATGAGCAGATCCTGGCCCAGATCAGAGCGGCGACCGAGGTGAAGAAGGAGTTTCCCCTTATCATCGCATTTTTGTGCAACTGGTGCAGCTACGGTGCCGCCGATCTCGCCGGTACCTCTCGCATTCAGTATCCCACCAATGCCCGCAACATCCGGGTGATGTGTTCGGCGCGGGTGGATCCCAGCTTCGTCCTGGAGGCCTTACGGCGAGGGGCGGATGGAGTGCTCATCGCCGGCTGCCGCATAGGCGAATGCCATTACCATGATGGGAACTACCAGGCTCTGCAGAGGGTGAATGTATTGAAGGGTGTCCTGGAGAAGATCGGCATAAATCCGGGGAGGGTCAAGATCGTCTGGTGTGCGGCCAGCGAGGGCGAGATCTATGCTCAGGATCTGAGGGAGTTCATCGGGGAGCTGAAGGCCATCGGCCCCATAGGAACTGAGCTGGATAAGAGGAGAAAAGGGCCTGGAGAGGATGCCACAAAGGAAGCAGAGATACAATCGGAAAGCACGATGGCCAAGGGAGGTGAGGGGCAGCATGATGGAGATTGAGAAGGACATGGAGGTGGAAGGATCCCATATCCTGGCCAAGCAGAGGACCAAGGATAGCGAGAAGATCCTGGATTACGATTATAAGAAATGCGCCGGCTGCTCCATTTGCGTTGCCATCTGCCCCAAAAAAGCCTTGCAGGAGGGGCCGCTGAAGGAGATCGCCAAAGGCCTGGATGCGCCGCCTGTGTTGATAGACCAGGATCTTTGCGTATTCTGTGGGATGTGCGTGAACTTCTGTCCGATGAAGGCCTTCGAAATGAGAGTTGTGGAGAAAAAGGCTGAGCCAGAGGCGGCAGAGGCTGCCGAAGCAAAAGCATGACTGAAAATGTGTGTGAGACAACAGAAAAGGCAATGCCAAAGCCGGTCGACTTCAGAGAGAGGGAGGAGTATCCCAGGCTCATGGCCGAGGCGAAGCCAAATGAGAAGTGTCTGCCCTGCCTGCTCTGCGAGCCCGTCTGCCCGACGGAAGCGATCAAGGTGACCTTTGACAAGACTCGGGAGGATTTTGGACCCCTTCGGGAGGGGATTGAAGGGAAGATCTCCATAGATCAGGAGAAGTGCAACCTCTGCGGACGGTGCGCCAGGTTCTGCAAGGCCTTCCTTCTGGTCGATAAAGTGGAAAAGGATCGGGATCCCCGCGATCTG
Proteins encoded in this window:
- a CDS encoding 4Fe-4S binding protein, with protein sequence MMEIEKDMEVEGSHILAKQRTKDSEKILDYDYKKCAGCSICVAICPKKALQEGPLKEIAKGLDAPPVLIDQDLCVFCGMCVNFCPMKAFEMRVVEKKAEPEAAEAAEAKA
- the hdrA2 gene encoding CoB-CoM heterodisulfide reductase HdrA2, yielding MPIGVYVCHCGLNIAGVLDIEELKSFAEKLPDVAVARDLQFSCSDIGQEQIQKDIAEYKLDRIVVAACSPRLHEPTFRRAIAKAGLNPYMLEMANIREHCSWVHMDLPAMATEKAKDLISMAVAKAALLQPLEQEQIPVNKDVMVVGGGVAGIAAALDLADAGFHVFLVERRPTIGGYMALLTDVFPTNDCSICVLGPKMSEVFNHPNITLYTYSEVLGVEGSVGNFTVSGVHRARYVDPVLCKGCINECADVCPVEVPNEYDFGIGKRKAIYVPYPQAVPLSACVDPKACIGCGRCVESCPTQAVKLDQVVEHFTINVGAIIVATGWQPFDAARKEEYGFGRLRDVVTTLQMERMLNASGPTKGEVVRPSTGQVAQSIAFLQCVGSRDATVGNIYCSRICCMASLKNAQLIAEKYPGSDITIYYIDIRACGEGYEEFYVRAQMLGINFVRARVSSIEEVDGDIYLRFEDTQTGEIKRVRHDIAVLSVGLEPDKSADVLGNLLGLSRRPDRFFEIAHPKMRPVEAHIDGVFIAGCASGPKEIPISIAQGSAAAAKAIRLLQKGFLDLEPTSAYVDPDLCIKCKLCVDVCPQKAISVKSPAYVDEAACKGCGSCAAACPVDAIKMRLFSDEQILAQIRAATEVKKEFPLIIAFLCNWCSYGAADLAGTSRIQYPTNARNIRVMCSARVDPSFVLEALRRGADGVLIAGCRIGECHYHDGNYQALQRVNVLKGVLEKIGINPGRVKIVWCAASEGEIYAQDLREFIGELKAIGPIGTELDKRRKGPGEDATKEAEIQSESTMAKGGEGQHDGD